One part of the Lachnospiraceae bacterium JLR.KK002 genome encodes these proteins:
- a CDS encoding RloB family protein, giving the protein MGTDDIFKKRRAARKQRKHEYRKPKANSFLIVTEGKRTEPLYFKGMQQLIKEKTGGNIEVVEAPVIEIRGEGCGTGKLIEITDRLVKEARIIYQNVWVVFDKDDFRDFDQAISTGEEKGYKIAWSNQSFEYWLYLHFCYSDSALHRDEWRAKLDEIFRKYKIGGGKYRKNDTHIYQLVKDGVDTAIANAEKQMAGYEKSGKKPSEYDPGTTVYKLVKELKRYLEEE; this is encoded by the coding sequence GTGGGGACAGATGATATTTTTAAAAAGCGCAGGGCGGCCAGAAAGCAGAGAAAGCACGAATACAGGAAACCGAAAGCCAATTCTTTTCTGATTGTAACGGAAGGAAAGAGAACGGAGCCCTTATACTTTAAAGGAATGCAGCAACTGATAAAAGAAAAAACAGGCGGAAATATTGAAGTGGTGGAGGCGCCGGTGATTGAGATTCGGGGAGAAGGCTGCGGAACAGGGAAGCTGATAGAAATTACTGACCGGCTTGTAAAAGAAGCCCGGATTATCTATCAGAATGTATGGGTGGTTTTTGATAAAGACGATTTCCGGGATTTTGACCAGGCCATAAGTACAGGAGAAGAAAAAGGATATAAGATTGCATGGAGCAATCAATCCTTTGAATACTGGTTATATCTGCATTTCTGTTACAGTGATTCGGCCCTTCATCGGGATGAATGGCGGGCAAAGCTGGATGAAATTTTCAGGAAATATAAAATCGGAGGAGGAAAATACAGGAAAAATGATACCCATATTTACCAGTTGGTAAAGGATGGTGTGGATACCGCAATAGCAAATGCGGAAAAACAGATGGCCGGGTATGAAAAGAGCGGAAAGAAACCCTCGGAATATGATCCTGGTACAACGGTTTACAAACTGGTGAAAGAACTGAAACGATATCTGGAGGAAGAATAA